From Pseudoalteromonas viridis, the proteins below share one genomic window:
- the nlpI gene encoding lipoprotein NlpI, which translates to MPKRGNRLRLLLLPLLCMSLLGCQSTQQAADVPNVTVPFAVPLAANFRNEIAIARYSELLQNKTLDSEQQAQLFYNRGMLYDSLGLTTLARIDFNRAVKLKPDLAEVYNFLGIHHTLRQEYGTAYEMFDAVLELNTDHEYAYLNRGIALYYGERPALAASDFESFLERSPQDPYRLMWLYLAESEVDPVAAKAALKQHSQALNNDEWATQLVQLYLGELSQQAFLAQVGDGVKSQQEFAERLCEAYFYLAKRYQAQGKTGKAIEFFKLALATNVYEFVEHKYARLELQIIADEMNRADVS; encoded by the coding sequence ATGCCCAAAAGGGGAAATAGATTGAGACTGTTATTATTACCTTTGCTATGTATGAGTTTGCTGGGATGCCAGTCAACTCAGCAGGCCGCGGATGTACCGAATGTAACCGTACCTTTTGCCGTGCCTCTGGCGGCCAATTTTCGCAATGAAATCGCCATTGCCAGATACAGCGAGCTGTTACAGAACAAAACATTAGATAGCGAGCAGCAAGCTCAGTTGTTTTATAACCGTGGCATGCTTTACGACAGTCTGGGCTTAACCACATTGGCGCGCATAGACTTCAATCGTGCCGTTAAACTAAAGCCAGACCTGGCAGAGGTCTACAACTTTCTGGGCATTCACCACACACTCAGGCAAGAATATGGCACAGCCTATGAAATGTTTGATGCAGTGCTGGAGCTAAACACAGATCATGAGTACGCCTATTTAAACCGCGGGATTGCGCTGTATTATGGTGAGCGCCCGGCGCTGGCTGCGAGCGACTTTGAATCCTTTCTCGAGCGTTCTCCTCAGGATCCGTATCGGCTAATGTGGCTTTATCTGGCTGAATCAGAAGTCGATCCAGTTGCGGCAAAAGCGGCGCTCAAGCAGCACAGCCAGGCGTTAAATAATGACGAATGGGCAACGCAATTGGTCCAGCTTTATCTGGGTGAGCTGTCTCAGCAAGCCTTTCTTGCTCAGGTGGGAGACGGTGTTAAGTCGCAGCAGGAATTTGCAGAGCGCTTATGTGAGGCCTATTTTTATCTGGCTAAACGCTATCAAGCCCAGGGCAAGACCGGCAAAGCCATTGAGTTTTTTAAACTGGCCCTGGCAACCAATGTATACGAATTTGTAGAGCATAAATATGCCCGGCTGGAGCTACAAATTATTGCTGATGAAATGAATCGGGCGGATGTAAGCTGA